TATGCAGTTTGTTTTGATTTATATAATTGTAAATTCAGTGATGCAAACGAGCCAAAAGGTTCAGCAGGATGACAAATTTTTAACATTTTAAGAACAAAAAAAATTACTAATTCATTAATTATTGTTGTCAGATATATGTACGGGGCCAAATTAGGGCTAGGTCTGTTACAAAATAGTTACAAAAAAGCGGCAATTGAAGTCTTAAATCTTAGTTTGGTTGATGATTTTAAAATTTCTTATCACTATTTGTGCGAAGTTGACTTGGAAAAAATGAACTGGGTACTTCAATTAATAAAGAAAAATGGCTGTACAGTCCAAAAAAAGGAATTTGGGCTAAAATTAAAAATTGAATTTAAGTGTCCTTTAAAAT
The DNA window shown above is from Mesomycoplasma ovipneumoniae and carries:
- a CDS encoding YigZ family protein, encoding MQKIITKEAVFELEIKKSKFISYSFLVESKEHSEAVLTKIQQENKHASHIVYAVCFDLYNCKFSDANEPKGSAGWQIFNILRTKKITNSLIIVVRYMYGAKLGLGLLQNSYKKAAIEVLNLSLVDDFKISYHYLCEVDLEKMNWVLQLIKKNGCTVQKKEFGLKLKIEFKCPLKLEENFELNLKEIIK